ATATTATTAAGTCTTTTGGTTCTCGCAATGGCGGGATTAACTTATGCAAGCAACTTACCTATGTCGAAACAAGCGACTTTGGTCGAAGTTTTTTCGCCGTCCGAAATTTCGATTAACGCGGTGGGCTTGGGCAGAAACGAAAGAGCGGCTACAATCGACCTGCAAAAAGCGGCGGTTTGGTTTGCGCTTTACGGCGGAACAGACCCGCTTCTTAACAACGAACAAGCGATAAATAATTTTGCGCCGAACCAAGAAGCGTTTTTCGCGGACGTTTCGCGCTTTATCACATTCAGAGCGGAGCGGGCTATTTCTTCAACAAGGGCGCGTTTGCCCGACACGGGACGAAACGGCTTTCGCATAACCAAAAACGTCCGTGTAAATGTTGCAATGCTCCGCGCAGAACTCGAAAGAATGGGCGTTTTGATTGCCAGAGCGGATTTAGCGGCGCAGGTTGGACTTCCTATGATTATGGTAATCCCCGAAACACCGAGCGGTCAAACCCCGCTTCAGGTATTTGAGGCAAATCCTCTTGCACGTCAGGCGGCGGGCGTTATAGAAAGTTTCCTTACGGCGCGCAGATATGACGTTATTGTTCCGCGCGCGGCAGAACAGTTAAACGATTTGGCAAGCGTTCAGTCGCAACTTCGCGGCAATGAAGTCGATATTGCATACCAGCTTTCTTTGGCTTTGGGCGCGGACGTTTATATAACGTTTTCGGGTCAAGTCGATAACAATCAGGCGCGAGTTGTAATACGCGCTTACGAAACCACAACCGCTCGCCTTTTGGGAACGGAAACAGGATTTTCGGAAAGACGTCCCGGTGCGTCGCAAGAGGCATTGGTCGAAGAAGCGATTAACGGCGCAATCCAAAACGTTCTTGCAAGAATTACGGAATTTTGGATTGAGGACACAAGACGCGGAATTCAATACAAATTGATTTTGAACGTCATTGGCAGTTTTTCACAAAGACAACTTACCGATTTGCAATTTGCAGTTTCGGACGCTGTTTCGGAGATGTTCAGCACTTCGCGCGAAGTAATTATAACCGACGCAACTATGGACTATTTGGTCTGGACGACAAACCCGCAACTTAACAGTTCTATGAATATTTTCAGAGAATTGAGAAACCGTCTTGAGCGTTTCACGGATGTTCAGCGTATAAATATAAACCGCAAACTTATTATTTTGGGGTTGGATAATCCGTAATTTATGCTGACCATTACAACTGAAGACGGCTGTAAATTGCCGAAAATTAGTAAAACCGCTCTGCGTTCTCTCT
The sequence above is a segment of the Chitinivibrionia bacterium genome. Coding sequences within it:
- a CDS encoding DUF6175 family protein yields the protein MKKILLSLLVLAMAGLTYASNLPMSKQATLVEVFSPSEISINAVGLGRNERAATIDLQKAAVWFALYGGTDPLLNNEQAINNFAPNQEAFFADVSRFITFRAERAISSTRARLPDTGRNGFRITKNVRVNVAMLRAELERMGVLIARADLAAQVGLPMIMVIPETPSGQTPLQVFEANPLARQAAGVIESFLTARRYDVIVPRAAEQLNDLASVQSQLRGNEVDIAYQLSLALGADVYITFSGQVDNNQARVVIRAYETTTARLLGTETGFSERRPGASQEALVEEAINGAIQNVLARITEFWIEDTRRGIQYKLILNVIGSFSQRQLTDLQFAVSDAVSEMFSTSREVIITDATMDYLVWTTNPQLNSSMNIFRELRNRLERFTDVQRININRKLIILGLDNP